The following DNA comes from Bacteroidia bacterium.
GTTTTTGGTGCCACTTAACCAAACTACACTATACGGAGATTGGATAGCTTCTTTAAAAATACCTGTTATCATAGTGATAAACAGTTATTTAGGCTGTATAAATCATACATTACTTACCATAGAAGTTGTTAAAAATCGAATTTCTACCCCAATTGAATTAATTTTTTGTGGGGATTTTCAGCCCGAAGTCATTCAGACAATATCCCATTTTGCCAAGCTACCAGTCATTGGCCAAATTCCTTTTTTAGAAAACCCAACTCCGCAAACCGTTGTCAAAAATAATTGGCTTCAAATACCAACATTTCTCAGCCCGAAAAACCCAATTAATCTATTAACCTGAAGCCACCCCCCTTTCCATATACTGAACCCACAAACGTCTTCCTTAAAAGTATAGATTTTCTCAAATTTAGAGTTGAAAGCAAGCCGTAGAGTTTTAACTTTGCAGCCAAAGAAAAACGCACATGAGTATTAACAAAGTAGTTTCTGGTGCTGATGAAGCCGTTGCAGATATATTTTCTGGTGCTACAATTATGTTGGGCGGTTTTGGCCTGTGTGGTATTCCGGAAAATTGTATTGCCGCATTACTGCGCTTAGGAGTAAATCAACTGACTTGCATTTCTAACAACGCAGGAGTAGATGATTTTGGAATTGGTCTTTTGCTTAAAACACGGCAAGTAAAAAAGATGATTTCCTCTTATGTTGGTGAAAATGAGGAGTTTGAAAGACAACTACTTTCAGGAGAATTAGAAGTTGATTTAACGCCTCAGGGAAATTTAGCGGAGCGGGTGCGGGCTGGCGGGGCAGGTATTCCAGCATTTTTTACTCCGGCAGGCTATGGAACAGAAGTTGCCACGGGCAAAGAAACCCGCGAATACAACGGCAAAATGTATGTGTTAGAAACCGCTTTAACGGCAGATTTTGCATTCGTAAAAGCATGGAAAGGAGATACAGCCGGGAATCTTATCTACAAATATACCGCCCGAAACTTTAACCCGATGATGGCTGCCGCCGGAAAAATTACCATTGCAGAAGTAGAAGAACTTGTGCCGGCAGGAACTCTTGACCCCAATCACATTCATACCCCCGGAATCTATGTGCAGCGAATCTTTCAAGGAACTAACTACGAAAAACGAATAGAACAGCGCACCACCCAAAAATAAACTACTTATGCTTGATAAATTTCAAATAGCCCGCCGTATTGCCTTGGAAATCAAGGATAACACTTATGTAAACTTAGGAATAGGTATTCCAACATTGGTTGCAAATTATATTCCAGCAGGGCTGAACGTCTTTTTACAGTCAGAGAACGGACTTTTAGGTATGGGAGCTTTTCCCAAAGAAGATGCTGTGGATCCGGATTTGATAAACGCAGGTAAACAAACCGTAACTACTTTACCCGGAGCCTCTTTCTTTGATTCTGCCGAAAGTTTCGCTATGATTCGCGGCGGTCACGTGGACCTAACGGTGCTTGGAGCTATGGAAGTTTCAGATACCGGCGATATTGCCAACTGGAAAATTCCCGGCAAAATGGTCAAAGGTATGGGAGGAGCTATGGACTTAGTCGCCTCCGCAAAACATATCATCGTAGCTATGCAACATTGCGACAAAAAAGGTAACTCAAAATTGCTACCACAATGTTCCCTGCCAATTACCGGCTTAAAGTGTGTTAAACGAATCGTATCTGACTTAGCTGTGTTGGATATTATTCCAGAAGGCTTTTTGCTCAAAGAGCGCGCTCCGGGAATTTCAGTAGCAGAAATAAAATCAAAGACAGCCGGCCGCCTGATAATCCCCTCCGAAGATATTCCGGAAATGCAATTTGCTTAAACTCACGAACTTAAATCTATGTCAAAGATATTAATCTCATGCGTTCCTAACTTTAGTGAAGGGCGAAATAAGGCAGTTTTGGATGAAATTGCGCAGTCAATACGTGCAGTATCTGGAGTCAGCCTTTTGCATATAGACCCGGGTGTAAGCACTAACCGAACCGTATTTACCTTTGTCGGAAGCCCTGAAGATGTAATAGAAGCAGCTTTTCAGGCAATCCAAACGGCTTCAACTTTGATTGATATGCGGCTGCATACAGGTGCGCACCCGCGTATGGGCGCAACAGACGTTTGTCCCTTAGTGCCACTATCCGGTATCACTTGGCAAGAATTAGTGCCTTATTCGATACAATTAGCTAAACGGGTAGGAACAGAATTAAATATTCCGGTCTATTTATATGAATATTCGGCTTCTGCCTCTTACCGGAATAACCTCTCGGTTATTCGAGAGGGCGAATACGAAGGCTTTTTTACCAAAATAAAACATCCTGAATGGGCACCGGATTTTGGCCCACTCGAGTTTAACGCAAAAAGCGGTGCTACGGTTATTGGCGTTCGGGAATTTTTGGTTGCTTATAATGTAAACCTAAACACAAAATCTGTGCGTTTAGCAAATTCGGTAGCATTCGATGTTCGTGAAAATGGCAGAGTTCGTACAGTAGATGGGAAACCTACCGGAAAACCCATCATCGGGCCGGACGGAGAGCCGGAACGCATCCCCGGTATGCTGAAACACTGCAAGGGAATTGGCTGGTATGTAGAAGAATACGGAATTGCCCAAGTCTCCATGAACCTGACCAATTTAGGGGAAACTCCTTTACACAAAGCCTTTGAAGCCTGTGAGACTTCAGCCCAACAGCGTGGTCTAAGGGTTACCGGCTCAGAAATAGTGGGTCTCGTACCCCAAAAGTGCTTGATAGAAGCCGGTAGATATTTTTTGGAACGGCAAGGCCGTAGTACCGGAATCCCTGAAAATGATCTCATTGAAATAGCAGTTAAATCACTGGGATTAAATGAACTATCACCATTTGTAGTGCCAGAACGGGTGATTGAATATGCTGCATTTAAGTCAGCTAATTCATTGGTAGCATTGACGGTATCTGATTTTGTGCATGAGGTATCCCGAGAATCTCCGGCACCGGGCGGTGGATCTGTTTCCGCCTTGATAGGTTCATTGGGAGCAGCGTTGGGAGCTATGGTTGCTAATCTTTCTGCCGGAAAGCGCGGCTGGGAAGATAAATTGCTGAAATTCAGTGATATATCAAGTGAGTTACAGCTTATTAAGCAATCATTGTTAGAAACTGTTGACCAAGATACAGATGCTTTCAAAGCTGTTATGGATGCTTTTTCGTTACCTAAGTCTTCGGAATCAGAAAAAAAAGATAGACAGCAGGCTATTCAAAAAGCAAATTTAGAGGCTGCTCTTGTACCTTTTCGGGCAATGCAAACAGCAATAGCACTTTACCCACCATTGATAGAACTCATACAAAATGGGAATCCGAGTTCTGTAACAGATGCGTTGGTGGGTGCGTTATGCGCATATACTTGCGTTTATGGATGCGCCTATAATGTGCAGATAAATCTACAAAGCATTGATGATAAGGAAATAACTAAAGATTTAATCTCCAAAGTAACTGCTTTAAAAGCAGAATCTCTAAAAAACTTGAACCAAATAGAGCTATTGGCAAACGAAAAGCTACCTTAAAACCGTTGTATCTGCGTAGAAGGGTTCTCCGGCTTGGAATTTTATAGGAAGTTGGATATGCGAATAAGGTTTCTGCTGTTTTGGGGCATCTTTTTACCACTGTTTAGTATTGGGCAAGTTCGTCTTTTGCGGTTTGTTCCCGGAAGCTATCGTGCAGATAACCTGCACCTTATAGAATTGTATAATTACGGAAATTCGGCTGTTTCTATAGGAGGCTGGCTGATTGTAACCAGAGATTATTCGGTACGTATCCCGCTGAAAGCCAATATTCAAGCTAAACAAGTTTATAGAATTGGGAAAAAGCAGCAATATGAAAAGTTGCACTTAGAGCTGTCTTCGGCGGCTGATTTTTTGATTCGGATGTATAGCAAAAAAGTGGAAGGCAACTATGTTATTGTTTTTGACCATGCTATGCGAATTATGGATGCTTTCTATTATAGTTGGATTCCAGAAGTGCCTTTTTTGCCGGATTCCGGAATTTGTATTTTAGCGAATCAAGATATTATTCACTTTAATATACCTACCGAAAAAAATCCTGTTTGGAAATATTTCTCAATAGGAGACGACCCTGCCATTGGCTTTGCACAACAAAATGGTAAATGGAGGCCAATTAGTTCAAATATCCATAAAACACATCAGAGCGTTGGTTTTGGAAACTTTTCGGGAAGATACAAGGGAAAGCAAGTAGAACTCCGCTTTGATACCCAATACGAAGATAACCCGCAAATAATTACTATACAGCGCAGTACAGACCAAGAGCATTTTAAGGATATTGCTACGATAACTCCAACAGGTAGTAATCGATCTAATCAAGAATATTTATATTTAGATTCAGAAATTGCCTACAACAAACTGTATTATTATCGGATTAAGGCTGTGGGGATACCCGGACAAGAGGTTTACTCTAAAACGGTTGAGGTTCAGACCAAAGAAATTTCTCTTGAATTTTGGATGGATATTTTTCCCGATACACCACATACCGGACAAGGATTTAACCTCAGAATTTACTCAGCATATTCACAATATATCAGGGTTATTTTGCTGGATACAACTATGCGAGATAGACTAACAGTGTATTCTAACTATATCAATGCAGAATCACAGCTACTTATCCAAGTGCTGAAAAATATCCCTGCCGGCACTTATTGGATATTGGCTACAACTGACCGTATCCGCTACCGAAAGAAGATAGTTATACAATAACTATCAAAATAGTTAGAGCAAAAAGGTGGCTATTACTTTAACTGCCACAACGGGAACGGTAGCCCAAAGCATTGAAAATCCATAGTTTTGATTGCGAAAAGCTGCCCAGCCCGTAATTTGGCTGATGATAAAAGCAACGATGCAAGCTAAACCAGAAACAAATGGCATTAATGAAATTCCCCTAAAGGCATCTAACCAGTATAAAGGCGGAAAATCAATGGAACTGTGAAGCGATAGA
Coding sequences within:
- a CDS encoding CoA transferase subunit A; this encodes MSINKVVSGADEAVADIFSGATIMLGGFGLCGIPENCIAALLRLGVNQLTCISNNAGVDDFGIGLLLKTRQVKKMISSYVGENEEFERQLLSGELEVDLTPQGNLAERVRAGGAGIPAFFTPAGYGTEVATGKETREYNGKMYVLETALTADFAFVKAWKGDTAGNLIYKYTARNFNPMMAAAGKITIAEVEELVPAGTLDPNHIHTPGIYVQRIFQGTNYEKRIEQRTTQK
- the ftcD gene encoding glutamate formimidoyltransferase yields the protein MSKILISCVPNFSEGRNKAVLDEIAQSIRAVSGVSLLHIDPGVSTNRTVFTFVGSPEDVIEAAFQAIQTASTLIDMRLHTGAHPRMGATDVCPLVPLSGITWQELVPYSIQLAKRVGTELNIPVYLYEYSASASYRNNLSVIREGEYEGFFTKIKHPEWAPDFGPLEFNAKSGATVIGVREFLVAYNVNLNTKSVRLANSVAFDVRENGRVRTVDGKPTGKPIIGPDGEPERIPGMLKHCKGIGWYVEEYGIAQVSMNLTNLGETPLHKAFEACETSAQQRGLRVTGSEIVGLVPQKCLIEAGRYFLERQGRSTGIPENDLIEIAVKSLGLNELSPFVVPERVIEYAAFKSANSLVALTVSDFVHEVSRESPAPGGGSVSALIGSLGAALGAMVANLSAGKRGWEDKLLKFSDISSELQLIKQSLLETVDQDTDAFKAVMDAFSLPKSSESEKKDRQQAIQKANLEAALVPFRAMQTAIALYPPLIELIQNGNPSSVTDALVGALCAYTCVYGCAYNVQINLQSIDDKEITKDLISKVTALKAESLKNLNQIELLANEKLP
- a CDS encoding CoA transferase subunit B gives rise to the protein MLDKFQIARRIALEIKDNTYVNLGIGIPTLVANYIPAGLNVFLQSENGLLGMGAFPKEDAVDPDLINAGKQTVTTLPGASFFDSAESFAMIRGGHVDLTVLGAMEVSDTGDIANWKIPGKMVKGMGGAMDLVASAKHIIVAMQHCDKKGNSKLLPQCSLPITGLKCVKRIVSDLAVLDIIPEGFLLKERAPGISVAEIKSKTAGRLIIPSEDIPEMQFA
- the bioD gene encoding dethiobiotin synthase, whose amino-acid sequence is MANTVFITGIHTGAGKTLVAASLTLLTNGTYWKPIQTGHEQDRDDSLVKQWLEDTQCRIHPTEYCFSLPASPNIAAAAESAEILPEKINVPNNQYQTLIIEGAGGFLVPLNQTTLYGDWIASLKIPVIIVINSYLGCINHTLLTIEVVKNRISTPIELIFCGDFQPEVIQTISHFAKLPVIGQIPFLENPTPQTVVKNNWLQIPTFLSPKNPINLLT
- a CDS encoding lamin tail domain-containing protein, which produces MRIRFLLFWGIFLPLFSIGQVRLLRFVPGSYRADNLHLIELYNYGNSAVSIGGWLIVTRDYSVRIPLKANIQAKQVYRIGKKQQYEKLHLELSSAADFLIRMYSKKVEGNYVIVFDHAMRIMDAFYYSWIPEVPFLPDSGICILANQDIIHFNIPTEKNPVWKYFSIGDDPAIGFAQQNGKWRPISSNIHKTHQSVGFGNFSGRYKGKQVELRFDTQYEDNPQIITIQRSTDQEHFKDIATITPTGSNRSNQEYLYLDSEIAYNKLYYYRIKAVGIPGQEVYSKTVEVQTKEISLEFWMDIFPDTPHTGQGFNLRIYSAYSQYIRVILLDTTMRDRLTVYSNYINAESQLLIQVLKNIPAGTYWILATTDRIRYRKKIVIQ